One genomic segment of Chloroflexota bacterium includes these proteins:
- a CDS encoding XdhC family protein — protein sequence MTTIYQALAELEARAEIGALCTIVETQGSTPRNAGSKMLVYPDGRFVGTVGGGELEQRVIAEALAALDDGVPRKLSYQMNDPAQGDPGLCGGQLDIFIDPIVPKPKLVVIGGGHVGKAVVHLAAWLGFHVIASDDRPEFCTPEAVPGAHAYVACPMAELAQQVAINDWTYIVLTTRGADVDAVGLPSLLERESAYIGVIGSRRRWATTKKLLSGAGVSDAQIDRIHSPIGLELNAETPEEIAVSILAQLIMKRRGGDGAVMSVKST from the coding sequence ATGACGACAATTTATCAGGCTTTAGCCGAATTGGAAGCACGCGCTGAAATTGGCGCATTGTGTACAATTGTTGAGACACAAGGCTCCACGCCGCGCAACGCGGGCAGTAAAATGCTGGTCTACCCCGATGGGCGTTTTGTCGGTACGGTAGGCGGCGGCGAGCTAGAACAGCGCGTGATCGCCGAAGCACTGGCCGCGTTGGATGATGGTGTGCCGCGCAAGCTTTCGTATCAGATGAACGACCCCGCTCAGGGCGACCCCGGTTTGTGCGGCGGGCAGTTAGATATTTTTATCGATCCGATTGTCCCCAAACCAAAGCTGGTTGTAATTGGCGGGGGGCACGTTGGCAAAGCTGTGGTACATTTAGCGGCCTGGCTGGGCTTTCATGTGATTGCCAGCGATGATCGCCCGGAATTTTGCACCCCCGAAGCCGTTCCGGGCGCACATGCCTATGTGGCCTGCCCGATGGCCGAACTGGCTCAACAGGTGGCGATCAATGACTGGACGTATATCGTTCTGACCACCCGCGGCGCGGATGTTGATGCTGTTGGGCTGCCCTCGCTCTTGGAGCGAGAATCCGCCTATATCGGTGTGATTGGCTCGCGCCGCCGTTGGGCGACGACGAAAAAACTATTATCCGGAGCTGGTGTTTCGGACGCGCAAATTGATCGCATCCACTCACCAATTGGCCTGGAACTGAACGCTGAAACCCCTGAAGAAATCGCTGTCAGCATTTTGGCGCAATTGATTATGAAGCGCCGGGGTGGTGATGGCGCTGTGATGTCGGTGAAATCAACGTAG